GCAATTGTATTTTCTCgtacattgtattaaaataatttaaagcatttttctACAAATAATAACTGATGAATATTGGTCGTTTCCGttgaaaaaatagtataaaGGAAAATGATTTATACCAACAAACCTATCAGTAACCcatcattgcaaaaataaaccCATTCCTCACGCAAAACCGATCACTCACTCAATCACTCGCTCACTCACTTACTCACTCACTGGCTCACTCACTCACGCGCACGCTAATTGACCCACTCGCTTGCTCACAGGCTCACTCGCTTACTGGATCAGTCGCTCACTCACTGCAGGCTTACTCGCTTACTGGATCACTCGCTCACTCACTGCAGGCTTACTCGCTCACTGGATCATTCACTCACTACCTTACTCGCTCACTCACTGGCTCACTCGCTCACTGGATCACTGACTCACTCGCTTGGTCACCGGCTCACTCGCTCACTGGATCATCGGCTCACTGACTTCCTCGCTCGCTCACTGGCTCACTCGCTCACTGGATCACTGACTCACTCACTTGCTCACTGGCTCACTCGCTCACTGGATCACCGGCTCACTGACTTACTCGCTCGCTCACTGGCTCACTCGCTCACTGGATCACTGACTCACTCACTTGCTCACTGGCTCACTCGCTCACTGGATCACCGGCTCACTGACTTACTCGCTCGCTCACTGGCTCACTCGCTCACTGGATCACTGACTCACTCACTTGCTCACTGGCTCACTCGCTCGCTCACTGGCTGATTCGCTCACTGGATCACTGACACACTCGCTCGCTCACTGGCTCACTCGCTCACTGGATCACTGACACACTCGCTCGCTTACTAGCTCACTCGCTCACTGGATCATTGGCTCACTGGCCCACTGACACACTGACTTACTCGCTCACCTACTGACTCACTCGCTCACTGACTCATCACTCAACCTAAAATAAATCAATCGATCAATCAGTCAACTAGTATGTTACTGGTTGATTGTTTGCTTGTTTGCTCGAATGCTTGATTATTTGAATGATTgataatcaatcaatcaatcaatcaatcaatcaatcaatcaatcaatcaatcaatcaatcaatcaatcaatcaatcaatcaatcaatcaatcaatcaatcaatcattcattcaatcaatcaatcaatcaatcaatcaatcaattaaccaatcaatcaataaatcaatcaatcaattaatcaatcaatcaatcaatcaatcaatctttcatttaaataaccAAGCGTTCAAGCAAACAATCAAGCAAGCAATCAACAAACccatttctttgttttaaatgcgTTTACATATTAGTGAtcaattgattatttttagttattgaATTAGATATTAGACAATAGATTTATGTAGTTCATTACTAGAATTTAGCCGGAAAAAAACCCTCATTCATCTTAAATGATAAGAGGATATATAGTTTTCATGagcaattcaaaattaaattgaagAGATTCggtcatttttgtaaaatgcattttttaattacGTAATAAAGTGTCGTAAATCATCAAAAGTGTTATAATtgagatactgacggctggaacattttaacaatattttgatatatgctcaaatattctCTTTGAAGTCCATGGTTTTGAATAGCGGTAGAAAAATCGACCGAACGACAGACCTACAGACCGACTTACCGGCCGGCCGGACGACTAATACATAGATTTATGGACCAATTGTATAAATGGTACTAAGGTAGGCTACACGGTTTGTCTGACTTAAAACCATGcttataactttatacaaatatgCAAGTATTGCAACGCCATGCTTAtgacatataacatatatgaaaCGTTTGCCAGCAAAAATGTCCCAGATATGCACCACCGTATCTCAAAAGAGCGCCCATCATTGGGAGACTGCTTGCGATTCCCCTCAATGCTATATAGTTCCGGCGATCAATAAGATACAATGCAAATGCCTTCACACTACGACTACTCCGAGCTGTCTTAACGCGTCTTTTTATGGGCTACGCTCTCTTCGGGAATCGATGGTATTTGGTATACAGACGCTTTGGAATTAGCAGCGTCTGCTATTAGGGTATGTGAGCAGTAATACAAGTGCTAGTACTGGATTAAGTACTAAGTTTCCTCTCGCTTTTAAGTGTCTGCATGGTTAAAGTGGCTTTGGACATATTTAACAAGAATTGACTGGTGTAATAAAGGCAGTTCGCCTTTGGAAATTGGATATTCGTGCATGAGCGATATTGCAATGGTAAGAATTGATGTTTTAGTTCGATGACAGAGTTCAAGCAAAGCAGTTCCTCGAAGTTTTGTCTCTGATTCTAGCTAGTTTAGCGATCAGCTCCTTGTTGATATCTTGGCTTCAAATGGAATGTAGTGAACTATATGATTCCTAAAAATAAGCTACAAGTATATGTGATTGTCTGATTCATAGTAAAACATTATTGATCTTGATGTGCGCTTCAGTAAAAGACATATCACGTCTATCAATGGTTAAGAAATTACTGCCTTATACAATTTCTAAGTAAACCTAATCAGtatgtatcttttttatttgagaCGAACAAGTGTGCACTAGCCTTTAAAAATGCAACGATattattaatagctacgtggccacgaACTACCCAGTTAAAAAGCACCAAGTCATcactaatatatttttatctgaacCAAAATTATAcgcatgtttttgttttgatcattaaaggcAAATGAGTTCTACACGATAATGCactgaaactttaaaataaaagtctTTACATAAACCTATATAGTGTCCATTTAAAGGGATCCGCTCATGAAATACGAACTAAACGATTCTAAGAATGATTTAAACCTGGTCGGAATCTCTGTTACCTCTGTTGTTAATTATCTAAAATAGGACAGAATATGCTTGATTTTTCCTAATAGGGGTTGTTTGAATGACTTAAGTCATGGATGGTTCTGTTCGAATGAACAACCAGCAGTTAACATTagaaaaaataactgaaaaaaatgatgccTACACATAATATTGggaaaatcaatataaatcataaaGTGTTCTTATTCAAACACAAAGAGATCCTCGCAAGGAGCAAGATTGCTCGTCTGAATACTCTAGACAACGAAGGCAAAGTAGGTGAAGTATGTTGGTGATACAGTCGTACCCCGTTTGCTCAAACTCCCTTGaatcgaattcctcgttggctcgaactgtatgtaaaggaccgatttctatataatgaaggtaagcattcccgcttggctcgaattttccggtacgcattcccgcttggctcgaatattCCGGTacgcattcccgcttggctcgagttTCCGAAGCTCGAGGTATTTCCACCGGTCACtgaaagttcgagccaacgggggttcgactttacatacatgaacgAGGGCTGCTCTTCAAGTTTGTGAATAGTAGCAAATTATTTCAACCAATCTTCGATGTAGCAGTATAACTCATTCAACCTGTCATTAAATACATTGGGAAAAggtattaaacatttcattcaaaactATTGATATAGGAAGTCtttctttgtttagtttttaACAAGCATTTTGACACGTCAGGGCGTCGTGGAGAACAAATATAGCAACTATTGCTTTTGTATCATTTATCAGGATTAGAAATCTAATATGCGCATGAAATAATAAGATTCCCGTATCGAAAAACCGccattaacaaaaacattaataattcaGCGATGAATTATGCACTTCCCAGTTAGTGTACTCAAActgtattatttattcattccaTTCCGTTGGATATTAATTTTACACTCCGGTCTATTTGTTAACAGAGGTTATTTGCATATTGAACCTGTTTTGTTCagagaaaatatacaaatatttgccGAGTCGCGTTGTTGAATTTTTCAGGAAAATCGAATACTATATCATTGTGATAATCGTTAGTAATACAATCATTATTATTGACTTCAAAgtattcatttaatgaatgtttctttttttcttttcataccGATTGTTACTGCTTCAtgattattatgttttcaaatcaaCAAGGTTAAAAGCGCTATTACACACgtattacattatatttcatccaaaccctgttggctcgaactcgcttggctcgatatcctcatTGACTCGAACTGGAACaggaccgatttctttctaCTGAATGAacgcattcccgcttggctcgaatttcccgaagctcgaggtattttcaccggtccctgggagtgcgagccaacggggttctaTTGTAAATTCACAATTTTGCAGAGTCGCGATTTTCCCTTTTTCATGAGAATCGTGCACTAGATGTtagtgatatatatattgacatcaAAGTGTTCATTTAACGCATGTTATCTTTTCGTGCATCCGTATATTAAGTCTTGTCCAAAGGAAATGACAGTATTTTCAAAATCTACCGTACATTTAACGTATATTAGTGGTCAGTATTTAGTTTGTcaaatgagaaggcagtatttcacTAGTTTTCAATACATTAATTGTAGTAAGTCAGCAGCCAGCCGTTACTGATTTAAATCAGGTAAAGCgatatataaacagtggctggcccattTAGAAGTTGTTCACACCAtaaaatgtagaccactaaaattaaaaaaatgtaagtaTGTTCT
Above is a genomic segment from Mya arenaria isolate MELC-2E11 chromosome 2, ASM2691426v1 containing:
- the LOC128204916 gene encoding uncharacterized protein LOC128204916 is translated as MANGHGIAIACQPGSMANGHASGAAWRMDTPAGQLGERTSQPGSMANGHGLARARQPSSTANGHASRAAWRTDTGSQEHANRTAWLTRSLDHSLTTLLAHSLAHSLTGSLTHSLGHRLTRSLDHRLTDFLARSLAHSLTGSLTHSLAHWLTRSLDHRLTDLLARSLAHSLTGSLTHSLAHWLTRSLDHRLTDLLARSLAHSLTGSLTHSLAHWLTRSLTG